Below is a genomic region from Sphingomonas phyllosphaerae.
CGGCGGCTATTTCTGCCCGTGCCACGGCTCGGCCTATGACACCGCCGGGCGCATCCGGCAGGGGCCGGCACCGCAGAACCTGCACGTGCCCGACTATACGTTCAATTCCGACACCGTCGTCACGGTCGGCTGAGGGGAGATACCGATATGAGCTTTCCCTGGGCCAAGCATTACGAGCCGAAGGCGCCGCTGATGCGCTGGATGGACGAGAAGCTGCCGCTGCCGCGCCTCGTCTATAACGCGATCGGCGCGGGCTATCCGGTGCCGCGCAACCTGAACTATTTCTGGAACTTCGGCGTGCTCGCGGGCGCGGCTTTGGTCATCCAGATCGTCACCGGCGTCGTGCTGGCGATGCATTATGCCGCCAATGGCGGCGTGGCGTTCGGCTCGGTCGAGAGCATCATGCGCGACGTCAACGCCGGCTGGTTCCTGCGCTATGCGCACGCCAACGGGGCATCGATGTTCCTCGCCGTGGTCTATATCCATATCGGCCGCGGGCTCTATTACGGGTCGTACAAGGCGCCGCGCGAGATGGTGTGGCTGCTCGGCGTGGTGATCTTCCTGCTGATGATGGCGACCGCGTTCATGGGCTATGTGCTCCCGTGGGGGCAGATGAGCTTCTGGGGCGCGCAGGTCATTACCGGCTTCTTCTCGGCGATCCCGCTGGTCGGCGAGACGATCCGCGTGTGGCTGCTCGGCGGGTTCGCGCCCGATAACGCCGCGCTCAACCGCTTCTTCTCGCTCCACTATCTGCTGCCGTTCGTGATTGCGGGCGTCATCATCCTGCACATCTGGGCGCTGCACATCCCGGGGTCGAACAACCCGACCGGCGTCGACGTGAAGGGTGAGCAGGACACGGTGCCGTTCCACCCCTATTACACCGCGAAGGACGGCGTCGGCGTTGGCGTGTTCTTCCTGATCTTCGCGCTGTTCGTGTTCTTCTCGCCGAACCTGCTGGGTCACCCGGACAATTACATCGAGGCGAACCCGCTCTCGACCCCGGCG
It encodes:
- a CDS encoding cytochrome b N-terminal domain-containing protein, with the protein product MSFPWAKHYEPKAPLMRWMDEKLPLPRLVYNAIGAGYPVPRNLNYFWNFGVLAGAALVIQIVTGVVLAMHYAANGGVAFGSVESIMRDVNAGWFLRYAHANGASMFLAVVYIHIGRGLYYGSYKAPREMVWLLGVVIFLLMMATAFMGYVLPWGQMSFWGAQVITGFFSAIPLVGETIRVWLLGGFAPDNAALNRFFSLHYLLPFVIAGVIILHIWALHIPGSNNPTGVDVKGEQDTVPFHPYYTAKDGVGVGVFFLIFALFVFFSPNLLGHPDNYIEANPLSTPAHIVPEWYFLPFYAILKSFTADFILPAKLWGVLAMFGSILLLFFLPWLDASPVRSANYRPTYRWFLLVLLFDVLVLGYVGGAEATARNVMMGQIAAGYYFAHFLIILPLVSAAERPRPLPNSITEAVLAKHGGTSPAQTAMAS